Proteins from one Triticum aestivum cultivar Chinese Spring chromosome 7A, IWGSC CS RefSeq v2.1, whole genome shotgun sequence genomic window:
- the LOC123150670 gene encoding uncharacterized protein — protein MDAHVAELMKPEKFAGDNFKRWQSKVRHYLLSKGLWWIIPQVRPLTRQQVMDFELANDTVVAVILSLLENQLYDVYHGYTSAIELWEALDRKYAVSDAGRWIYVVEQYHDFRMVDGVSVVKQAHDLTSIVSELAQFDVNVNAKFVVGGIIAKLPPSWRDFATTLKHKREAMRVDDLIAHLDVEEKARAKDTPSMANDGTSNANFVQKSGAKYKGKQQNPKAKNTTNFKKKKEGIICYVCGEPGHKANKCHNRKGKKGGQQNGQNTVNVVVSEPSTAGLQAVPPS, from the exons ATGGATGCTCATGTTGCGGAACTGATGAAACCTGAAAAGTTTGCCGGTGACAACTTCAAGAGATGGCAGTCCAAGGTGCGTCACTACCTCCTGTCCAAGGGCCTGTGGTGGATTATCCCACAGGTTAGGCCGCTGACTCGTCAGCAGGTAATGGACTTTGAGTTAGCAAACGACACTGTTGTGGCTGTCATCTTGTCGCTCCTTGAGAACCAGCTCTATGATGTATACCATGGGTACACCTCTGCAATAGAGCTTTGGGAGGCGCTGGATCGCAAGTACGCGGTCTCTGACGCAGGGCGATGGATTTATGTGGTTGAACAGTACCACGATTTCCGCATGGTGGACGGCGTCTCCGTCGTCAAGCAAGCTCATGATCTTACATCGATTGTGAGTGAGTTGGCTCAGTTTGATGTGAACGTCAATGCCAAGTTTGTGGTGGGGGGCATCATTGCCAAACTCCCTCCTTCATGGAGAGATTTTGCCACCACGCTTAAGCACAAGAGGGAGGCAATGAGGGTTGATGACCTGATTGCTCACCTTGATGTGGAAGAGAAGGCACGTGCTAAAGACACACCTTCCATGGCAAATGACGGCACCTCAAACGCCAACTTTGTGCAGAAATCTGGTGCTAAGTACAAGGGCAAACAACAGAATCCAAAGGCCAAGAATACAACCAACtttaagaagaagaaggaaggcatAATCTGCTATGTGTGTGGTGAGCCTGGCCACAAGGCCAATAAATGCCACAACAGGAAGGGCAAGAAGGGTGGGCAGCAGAACGGACAGAACACTGTCAACGTGGTTGTTAGCGAGCCTAGTACTGCGGG GCTACAAGCGGTTCCCCCATCTTGA